In Bacteroidota bacterium, one genomic interval encodes:
- a CDS encoding glycosyltransferase family 4 protein: MVQSQQILIIGTVWPEPNSSAAGSRTLQLIELFQKQNYKITFASASSDSEYAFDVQTLGIEKVKIELNNKSFDEFILKLHPSIVIFDRFMIEEQFGWRVAENAPDALRVLDTIDLHCLRQARQLAFKEKRPFTTEDLFSDTAKREIASILRSDTSLIISDFEMKLLQDYFKVDLSLLHYVPFLLNKIDEVTQKKWPLFEERNHFITIGNFIHEPNWNAVQYLKEEIWPLIRKQLPGAQLNVYGAYASQKVNELNNVKEGFMIKGRAEDAMQVVKEAKVCLAPLRFGAGIKGKLVEAMQCGTPSVTTEIGAEGMHGSFEWNGIVANTPQEFAAAAVKLYTEKALWQKSQDNGIKIINNFYSKEFHGAKLIEQILFLQKNLQQHRLKNFTGAMLMHHTLGSTKYMSKWIEEKGKKKLSN, from the coding sequence ATGGTTCAATCTCAGCAAATTTTAATTATAGGAACCGTTTGGCCTGAGCCAAATTCTTCTGCGGCAGGTAGTCGAACGTTGCAATTAATCGAATTGTTTCAAAAACAAAATTATAAAATCACGTTCGCTTCAGCTTCAAGTGATAGTGAATATGCTTTTGATGTTCAAACGTTGGGAATAGAAAAAGTGAAAATCGAGTTGAATAACAAAAGTTTTGATGAGTTTATTTTGAAACTACATCCAAGCATTGTGATTTTTGATCGATTTATGATTGAAGAACAATTTGGTTGGCGGGTAGCAGAAAATGCTCCAGATGCCCTGAGAGTTTTAGATACGATTGATTTACATTGTCTCCGCCAAGCCCGCCAATTGGCATTCAAAGAAAAACGACCATTTACCACTGAAGATTTGTTTTCCGATACAGCCAAGCGCGAAATTGCTAGTATTCTTCGTTCTGACACTTCGTTGATTATTTCCGATTTCGAAATGAAACTCTTGCAAGATTATTTTAAAGTTGATCTTTCGCTTTTACATTATGTTCCTTTTTTGTTAAATAAAATTGATGAGGTGACACAAAAAAAGTGGCCGTTGTTTGAAGAAAGAAATCATTTTATCACCATCGGAAATTTTATTCACGAACCCAATTGGAATGCAGTTCAATATCTAAAAGAAGAAATTTGGCCGTTGATACGAAAGCAGTTGCCAGGAGCTCAGTTAAATGTTTACGGTGCATACGCTTCTCAAAAGGTAAATGAATTAAATAATGTAAAAGAAGGCTTCATGATTAAAGGCAGAGCAGAAGATGCAATGCAGGTAGTGAAAGAAGCAAAGGTGTGTTTGGCTCCTTTACGATTCGGTGCAGGAATAAAAGGGAAATTAGTAGAAGCGATGCAGTGCGGAACGCCAAGTGTAACAACGGAAATTGGAGCAGAAGGAATGCATGGGTCTTTTGAATGGAACGGAATCGTTGCAAATACCCCACAAGAATTTGCGGCTGCAGCAGTGAAATTATATACAGAGAAAGCGCTTTGGCAGAAATCTCAGGACAATGGAATTAAAATCATCAATAATTTTTATTCAAAAGAATTTCACGGAGCGAAATTGATTGAACAAATACTATTTCTGCAAAAAAATCTCCAACAGCATCGGTTGAAAAATTTCACTGGAGCCATGTTGATGCATCATACTTTAGGTAGTACAAAGTACATGTCGAAGTGGATTGAGGAGAAAGGGAAGAAAAAACTAAGTAACTAA
- a CDS encoding gliding motility-associated C-terminal domain-containing protein — MLKAVTSILLFFSITNALGQTKWTNKHLFEQKNFIENKSQFDDKKLPNNELVRFSAHIDGVEFCFTNSGYTIIKIERIKKNTQEKSGTGKDITTEEKEKKELQQQINELFYELKFIDINPNSMIIAENRVSNYYSYSDLKSEGKKGTIIANAFTKLTYRDIYPFTDIVFEFPKDSSGIKYSIYLHPGADVERVKMLLPENSKAKIIKHNLEINSPIGKIIDHKPISFSAKTKSFIKSKFTLSGNQIGFKIDNSNKSETIVIDPWTVTPVFASSNDAYDIDYDNAGNVYVHGGIFAGNPILLKYNPSGVLVWTYTATLFNSGYDYGDFAVDRSSNSIYVVQGFRSSGAQVVKMNSSALVMAVYSGHALFSEMWRISFSRCNQQAVIAGGGITSPTYQTCYLDTNLTSLSMVQYVPTLNAGHDVNMLALDNYGNCYQITNKAGISDGIFENQLVKLPLPTLMPTTYNVSTNYALFEGASNMFYGGSLFNANGYNGLTTSNTIVYSYDSYVLKKWDGPTGNLLVYKRISFPPGGDSMKVFWGGLSADDCGNLFLADNDTVHQYDATLTLINSYPMSGVITDVVLNNSGELYVCGLGFATTLTPTGLINCTSGGTLGLTTTTTDATCISPGSATATVTGGSPPYNIVWNTSPPQYGTTITGVPPGTYIVTITESSCFSETLTDTVTIGATGGAFFSTPFITEGCVGLVNNGAITVTPTGGVLPYTYSWSTGPGDTTNTVTGLSPGTYTLTITDSAGCTNTYPALVVDTASGVNISFGGAINCNSDTTTLSIILSGGSPPYGVNWTTPVSTGTTIFGVTAGNFAGTVTDASGCVQPFTHTLTEPPPFIASSTSSFNCAVPNSGIITVTASGGSNPPYTYSWTGFPLNTTNTNTNLPPGTYTVTVTDSNMCVITLVDTIENYSPLIINGTTVNACYGGSNGSITAIPSGGIGGSYSYTWSVLPVVNTSTLSPVTSGTYSVTVTSGSCSALASFFVDMDPIVDTLRMITSYCKGETTANITIGGTTQEPYNWMTLPGINIPGATQNNFTGNVSMLNTYLVMWWLNGCRYLTTNIDSTVFPFLFATTPTNVFSPNNDANNDLFFPFVELTNSAGVNYYEEYHLQIFDRWGKKVFETNSSEKGWNGITIKNKKQMLVFIFGL; from the coding sequence ATGTTAAAAGCCGTCACTTCCATTCTACTTTTTTTTAGCATTACCAATGCTTTAGGACAAACCAAATGGACAAACAAACACTTGTTTGAACAAAAGAATTTTATTGAAAACAAAAGCCAGTTTGACGACAAAAAACTCCCTAACAACGAACTGGTTCGTTTCTCTGCCCATATAGATGGGGTAGAATTTTGTTTTACCAACAGTGGGTATACAATCATAAAAATAGAGCGAATCAAAAAAAACACACAAGAAAAATCCGGAACAGGAAAAGACATAACCACTGAGGAAAAAGAAAAAAAAGAGCTTCAACAACAAATTAATGAATTATTTTATGAATTAAAGTTTATTGACATTAATCCTAATTCAATGATTATTGCTGAAAACAGAGTAAGCAATTACTACTCATATTCTGATCTTAAAAGTGAAGGCAAAAAAGGAACAATCATAGCGAATGCCTTTACTAAACTAACTTACCGGGACATCTATCCTTTTACGGATATTGTTTTTGAATTTCCAAAAGATTCGAGTGGAATTAAATACAGCATATATCTTCATCCAGGAGCTGATGTTGAAAGAGTAAAAATGCTTTTACCAGAAAACTCCAAAGCAAAAATCATAAAACATAACTTAGAAATAAACTCCCCTATTGGAAAAATTATAGATCATAAACCCATTTCTTTTTCAGCCAAAACAAAATCATTCATAAAAAGTAAATTCACTTTGTCGGGTAATCAAATCGGATTTAAAATTGACAACAGCAACAAAAGTGAAACAATTGTAATTGATCCATGGACCGTGACTCCTGTCTTTGCCAGCTCAAATGACGCATATGATATTGACTACGACAATGCAGGAAATGTTTATGTGCACGGTGGAATATTTGCAGGAAATCCCATTTTGTTGAAATACAATCCAAGCGGTGTATTGGTTTGGACCTATACAGCTACATTATTTAATTCGGGATACGACTATGGTGATTTTGCTGTTGACAGAAGTTCAAACAGCATTTATGTTGTGCAAGGTTTTAGATCAAGTGGCGCTCAAGTTGTAAAAATGAACTCAAGCGCTCTTGTCATGGCCGTGTATAGCGGACATGCATTGTTTTCAGAAATGTGGAGAATATCATTTAGCAGATGTAATCAACAAGCTGTAATTGCTGGAGGAGGAATAACGAGTCCCACTTATCAAACTTGCTATTTAGATACTAATTTAACTAGTCTATCAATGGTACAATATGTTCCAACATTAAATGCAGGCCATGATGTAAATATGCTCGCACTCGACAACTATGGTAATTGTTATCAAATAACAAACAAAGCAGGTATTTCAGATGGAATATTTGAAAACCAATTAGTTAAACTTCCACTACCAACTCTAATGCCCACAACTTATAACGTAAGTACTAATTATGCACTTTTTGAAGGCGCATCCAATATGTTCTATGGAGGAAGTCTTTTCAATGCAAACGGATATAATGGATTAACAACTTCTAACACCATTGTGTATTCATATGATAGTTATGTATTAAAAAAATGGGATGGTCCAACTGGAAATTTATTGGTTTACAAACGAATTAGCTTTCCTCCTGGTGGTGATTCTATGAAAGTATTTTGGGGAGGTCTTTCAGCAGATGATTGCGGAAATTTATTTTTGGCAGATAACGATACTGTTCATCAATATGATGCTACATTGACATTGATAAATTCATATCCTATGTCGGGTGTTATAACCGATGTTGTATTAAACAACAGTGGCGAATTATATGTTTGCGGTTTAGGGTTTGCTACAACACTAACCCCAACTGGACTCATTAATTGTACAAGTGGTGGCACCTTGGGGCTAACCACAACAACAACCGATGCCACCTGCATATCGCCTGGTTCTGCAACAGCGACTGTTACAGGTGGAAGTCCTCCTTACAACATTGTTTGGAATACTTCTCCTCCTCAATATGGAACAACCATTACTGGTGTTCCTCCAGGAACGTATATCGTTACAATAACTGAAAGTTCATGTTTTTCTGAAACTTTAACTGATACAGTTACAATTGGGGCAACAGGTGGTGCATTTTTTTCTACGCCATTCATTACTGAAGGTTGTGTTGGCTTAGTCAATAATGGTGCAATTACCGTTACTCCAACTGGCGGGGTTTTGCCATACACTTATAGTTGGTCAACGGGTCCAGGCGACACAACAAATACAGTTACTGGATTATCTCCTGGGACATACACTTTAACAATTACAGACAGCGCTGGATGTACGAATACGTATCCCGCTTTGGTTGTTGACACTGCTTCAGGAGTAAATATTTCTTTTGGTGGCGCAATCAATTGCAACAGCGACACAACAACTTTATCAATTATTTTATCGGGAGGTTCTCCTCCATACGGAGTGAATTGGACAACACCTGTTTCAACGGGAACAACTATATTTGGTGTTACAGCGGGGAATTTTGCTGGAACTGTAACCGATGCTAGTGGATGCGTTCAACCTTTTACACATACACTTACAGAGCCACCACCTTTTATTGCCAGCTCTACGTCTTCTTTTAATTGTGCTGTTCCAAACTCAGGAATAATCACTGTAACTGCATCAGGAGGAAGCAATCCTCCTTACACTTATTCGTGGACAGGTTTTCCGCTTAACACAACAAACACAAACACAAATTTACCACCAGGAACATATACAGTAACTGTGACTGATAGTAACATGTGTGTAATTACTTTGGTTGACACAATTGAAAATTATTCTCCATTAATTATTAATGGAACAACAGTGAATGCATGTTATGGTGGATCAAATGGCTCTATAACTGCAATTCCTTCTGGTGGGATAGGAGGCTCTTATTCCTATACTTGGTCAGTACTCCCAGTTGTGAATACAAGTACACTTTCACCCGTAACTTCAGGAACATATTCTGTTACCGTTACGAGTGGTTCTTGTTCTGCATTAGCATCCTTCTTTGTTGACATGGATCCAATTGTTGACACCTTAAGAATGATTACAAGTTATTGCAAAGGCGAAACAACAGCCAATATAACAATAGGAGGAACTACTCAAGAACCTTACAATTGGATGACTTTACCAGGCATCAATATACCTGGGGCAACACAAAACAACTTTACCGGAAATGTAAGCATGCTTAATACATATCTTGTAATGTGGTGGCTAAATGGATGTAGATATCTTACCACGAATATTGATAGCACCGTATTCCCATTCTTATTTGCTACAACTCCGACAAATGTATTTAGCCCAAACAATGATGCAAATAACGATTTGTTTTTCCCTTTCGTTGAACTGACCAATTCTGCTGGAGTGAATTATTATGAAGAGTATCATCTTCAAATTTTCGATCGTTGGGGTAAAAAAGTTTTTGAAACAAATTCATCAGAAAAAGGGTGGAATGGAATAACTATCAAAAATAAAAAGCAGATGCTGGTGTTTATTTTTGGATTGTAA
- a CDS encoding YiiX family permuted papain-like enzyme codes for MQKRYLHLVSVTIVIFCISIFIACSFTEKTSSFQNGDIIFQTSQSKQCTAVRIATRSIYSHCGVIYIENSKVYVYEAVGPVKLTPFSEWIQHGKDSKYVVKRLKDAATSLTPAIFSKVKASGEKYKGKSYDIYFGWSDDKIYCSELVWKIYKQGANIEIGKLQKLKEFDLSSKEVQAILKERYGDNIPSEEIVISPQSIFESDLLETVKDTY; via the coding sequence ATGCAAAAGAGATACCTTCATCTGGTTTCCGTTACTATTGTAATTTTTTGCATCTCCATTTTTATTGCCTGCAGTTTCACAGAGAAAACAAGTAGTTTTCAAAACGGAGATATCATTTTTCAAACCTCACAATCAAAGCAGTGCACGGCTGTGCGAATTGCGACTCGTTCCATATATAGCCATTGTGGAGTCATTTATATTGAAAATAGTAAAGTATATGTTTACGAAGCTGTAGGTCCGGTTAAGCTCACACCATTCAGCGAATGGATACAACATGGAAAAGATTCTAAATATGTTGTAAAGCGACTAAAAGATGCAGCTACTTCATTAACACCTGCCATCTTTTCGAAAGTAAAAGCTAGCGGAGAAAAGTACAAAGGAAAAAGTTATGACATCTATTTCGGATGGAGTGATGATAAAATCTATTGCTCCGAATTGGTTTGGAAAATATACAAACAAGGGGCGAACATTGAAATTGGGAAATTGCAAAAGCTGAAAGAGTTTGATTTATCCAGCAAAGAAGTACAAGCCATTTTAAAAGAACGCTACGGAGACAACATTCCATCCGAAGAAATTGTAATATCTCCGCAAAGCATTTTTGAAAGTGATTTACTAGAAACAGTTAAGGATACTTACTAA
- a CDS encoding TonB-dependent receptor, with protein MRKLITFTLFLFSAAFIQAQSTTDDYFNPSKPKLLSKDRVSASISAGAGVSFLGASKNTAFTTFIAPKIGYQLTNRFKLNVGLMHYSITGNTFMPINQNEALFNTNNKARTGNLLFVEGQYQLNKRVAVSGAVIYDANNMANRQNNFKAVSVGMDYKVSKNSTLSFRTVVSQGNSPYINNGFGAQTNPMMFDSFGGFGNDFTNRLNSSIR; from the coding sequence ATGAGAAAGTTAATAACCTTTACATTGTTTTTATTTAGTGCGGCTTTTATCCAAGCACAAAGCACAACTGACGATTATTTCAATCCGTCAAAACCCAAGCTATTATCAAAAGATAGGGTATCAGCCTCTATTTCAGCAGGAGCTGGAGTTAGCTTTCTAGGCGCTTCAAAAAACACGGCCTTCACAACATTTATTGCACCTAAAATTGGCTACCAATTAACCAATCGCTTCAAATTAAATGTAGGGTTGATGCATTATTCAATAACCGGCAACACCTTTATGCCCATTAATCAGAATGAAGCGTTGTTTAACACCAACAATAAAGCACGGACTGGCAATTTGTTATTTGTAGAAGGACAATATCAATTAAACAAACGTGTTGCTGTTTCCGGAGCGGTAATTTACGATGCCAACAACATGGCAAACCGACAAAACAACTTCAAAGCAGTTTCAGTTGGAATGGATTACAAAGTTTCTAAAAACAGTACATTAAGCTTCAGGACAGTTGTATCTCAAGGGAACAGTCCATACATCAATAATGGATTCGGAGCACAAACCAATCCGATGATGTTTGATAGTTTCGGAGGCTTTGGTAACGACTTTACCAATCGCTTGAATTCGAGCATCCGATAA